The sequence below is a genomic window from Gammaproteobacteria bacterium.
CCAGGCCCCAGGTCTCCTCGTCGGCTCCGTACTTGCGGGCGTAGAAGCGCACGGCGGCCTCGACCGCGTACATGTGCTTCCTGAGCCCCTCGTTGTCGACCCATTCGTGCAGCAGGGCCAGCGCGTCCTGGCGGCTGGGCATCGGGCGTCGTCCTTGGTTGGGTGGGTTCACACGCTCGACGAAGGGCACAGGCGCGAAAGCGCGCACTCCTCGCAGCGGGGTTTTCGGGCCGCGCACACCTGGCGGCCGTGGAAGATCAGGAGATGTGCGAGCAGTGTCCAGCGCTCGCGCGGGAAGAGCTTCATGAGGTCGCGCTCGATGCGCACGGGATCCGGATAGCGGGTGAAGCTCATCCGGTTCGCGAGGCGCTTCACGTGCGTATCCACGACCACCCCCTCGTCGATGCCGAAGGCGTTGCCGAGGATGACGTTGGCGGTCTTGCGGCCTATGCCCGGCAGCGCCATCAGCTCCTTCATGTTGCGCGGCAGCTCGTTTCCGTGCTTTTCGGCAACCGCCGTCGCCATGCCGATCAGATTCTTCGCCTTGTTGCGGAAGAAGCCGGTGGAGTGGATGAGCTGCTCGAGCTCGCCCTGGCGCGCGCCGGCCAGGTCCAGCGCCTCCGGATAGCGCTCGAACAGGGCGGGCGTCACCTTGTTCACCCGCTCGTCGGTGCATTGCGCCGAGAGGATGGTCGCGACCGCCAGCTCGTAGGGATTGCGGTGGTGGAGGGCGCAGTGCGCGTCCGGGTAGCACTCG
It includes:
- the nth gene encoding endonuclease III → MRESVKARKERAARIYDLLVECYPDAHCALHHRNPYELAVATILSAQCTDERVNKVTPALFERYPEALDLAGARQGELEQLIHSTGFFRNKAKNLIGMATAVAEKHGNELPRNMKELMALPGIGRKTANVILGNAFGIDEGVVVDTHVKRLANRMSFTRYPDPVRIERDLMKLFPRERWTLLAHLLIFHGRQVCAARKPRCEECALSRLCPSSSV